Proteins encoded by one window of Paenibacillus sp. DCT19:
- a CDS encoding response regulator transcription factor — protein sequence MRSTILIVDDDEKIVSMLRRGLAFEGYEVQTASNGAEGLSKLMDKEPDIVVLDVMMPQIDGFEVCRRLREAGSKVPVLMLTAKDEVQSRVTGLDTGADDYLVKPFALEELLARVRALLRRKADIVDKQDNRLMYEDIILDNDSREVLRDGQRLELTAKEFELLNLFMQNPKRVLSRDLIMDKIWGYDYSGESNVLEVYIAMLRQKTEEYGGKRLIQTIRGAGYILRGDS from the coding sequence ATGCGCTCAACTATTCTGATTGTTGATGATGATGAAAAAATCGTGTCCATGCTTCGTCGGGGGCTGGCATTTGAAGGTTATGAAGTACAGACAGCTTCTAATGGGGCTGAGGGTCTCAGTAAACTGATGGATAAGGAACCGGATATTGTCGTTCTGGATGTCATGATGCCCCAGATTGACGGATTCGAGGTGTGCCGCAGATTACGAGAAGCGGGCAGTAAAGTGCCAGTTCTTATGCTAACGGCCAAAGATGAAGTACAGAGCCGGGTTACAGGCCTGGATACGGGAGCGGATGATTATTTGGTTAAACCGTTTGCTCTTGAAGAGCTGCTTGCGCGAGTTCGCGCGTTGCTACGACGCAAAGCGGACATTGTCGATAAGCAGGATAACCGACTTATGTACGAGGACATCATTCTCGATAATGATTCCCGTGAAGTATTGCGTGATGGACAGCGGTTGGAACTCACGGCCAAGGAGTTTGAGCTTCTGAATTTATTTATGCAAAATCCAAAAAGAGTGTTATCCCGTGATCTCATTATGGATAAAATCTGGGGCTATGATTATAGCGGCGAATCTAATGTTCTAGAAGTATATATCGCGATGCTTAGACAAAAAACCGAAGAGTATGGAGGCAAACGCTTGATCCAGACCATTCGGGGAGCGGGTTACATTCTAAGAGGTGATTCCTGA
- a CDS encoding cell wall metabolism sensor histidine kinase WalK, with translation MSIRLRLTAWYSGILAAVLIFWAVVIYAFVYFNSYQEVEQQLKVKSERITEQIGVNPLSQSLDLDPFTESQLQEAQIYIQLVDYQSRSIKISGNMEKAGIDFPVVELKDIREQRGISKIYVHGTPFLVNQQPLSLQGTNEIRGLLQVGANVTSQERLLEALRNILIFGWLVAMALAITSGLILARKSMRPLVNVIDAANQIQSGNDLSVRIQYTGPKDEIGRLIETVNNMLERTELSFRGLEETNAAQRRFVSDASHELRTPLTTIRGNVDFLKKLWDQESTDRPNLDEETVKEMSLEAIEDMADEGKRMSRLISDMLSLARADTGQKIELNPIPLQILVQEVARRSQFLDRQSEWRQGDLSILNGIYVNGSKDYLQQMLFIFIENAFKYTPEGSVTLDAILYKGQVGLRISDTGIGMERDEVPFIFDRFYRADESRGATPGIGLGLSIAKWIIEEHHGSVEVVTKRGEGTTFIIWLPVVFAPLSNKGIIEWTAITSANLPKKESGWQPKWKYCEFRHGDIVTELWMPWYWHVRLHVI, from the coding sequence ATGTCCATTCGGTTAAGATTAACCGCATGGTATTCGGGTATTTTGGCAGCCGTGCTTATCTTCTGGGCAGTCGTGATTTATGCTTTTGTCTATTTTAACTCTTACCAGGAAGTGGAACAGCAATTAAAGGTTAAGAGCGAACGCATTACCGAGCAAATCGGTGTTAATCCGCTTTCCCAATCGCTCGACCTAGATCCATTTACAGAAAGTCAGCTTCAAGAAGCACAGATCTATATTCAACTGGTGGACTATCAGAGCAGATCGATCAAGATCTCAGGAAATATGGAGAAGGCTGGCATTGACTTTCCTGTGGTGGAGCTGAAGGACATACGGGAACAGCGAGGCATATCCAAAATATACGTACATGGTACTCCTTTTCTTGTGAATCAGCAGCCGTTATCCCTTCAAGGAACGAATGAAATTAGGGGACTTCTGCAAGTGGGTGCGAATGTTACTTCCCAGGAGCGGCTACTGGAAGCACTGCGTAATATATTGATTTTTGGCTGGCTTGTGGCGATGGCTCTTGCCATTACATCAGGGCTTATTTTGGCTCGTAAATCGATGCGGCCGTTGGTTAATGTCATTGATGCTGCCAATCAGATTCAGTCAGGAAATGACCTCAGTGTGCGGATTCAATACACAGGGCCAAAGGATGAGATTGGACGGCTTATTGAAACGGTGAATAACATGCTTGAACGAACAGAATTATCCTTCCGGGGCTTGGAGGAAACCAATGCGGCTCAGCGACGATTCGTATCTGATGCATCGCATGAGCTACGTACACCACTTACAACGATTCGGGGTAACGTAGATTTCCTGAAGAAGCTGTGGGATCAGGAGAGTACGGATCGTCCGAATCTTGATGAAGAGACCGTTAAAGAGATGTCGCTTGAGGCGATTGAGGATATGGCGGATGAGGGGAAACGGATGAGCCGACTCATTAGTGACATGTTGTCACTAGCGAGAGCGGATACGGGTCAGAAGATAGAGCTGAATCCAATTCCATTGCAGATTCTGGTGCAGGAAGTGGCTCGCAGATCGCAATTCTTAGATCGTCAGTCCGAATGGCGTCAGGGTGATCTATCGATCCTTAATGGCATTTATGTTAACGGTAGCAAAGATTATTTGCAGCAAATGCTGTTTATTTTTATTGAGAATGCGTTTAAATACACTCCGGAAGGGTCAGTCACACTTGACGCTATCCTGTACAAAGGTCAGGTAGGGCTACGCATCAGTGATACAGGCATTGGTATGGAGCGAGACGAGGTACCGTTTATCTTTGACCGTTTCTATCGTGCAGATGAATCACGCGGAGCGACACCAGGGATCGGCTTAGGGCTATCGATTGCCAAGTGGATTATTGAAGAGCATCATGGCTCGGTAGAAGTCGTTACTAAACGTGGAGAAGGTACCACATTTATTATCTGGTTGCCTGTTGTCTTTGCTCCCCTATCGAATAAAGGTATAATAGAGTGGACTGCAATTACATCGGCAAATTTGCCGAAGAAAGAAAGCGGGTGGCAACCAAAGTGGAAGTACTGCGAATTTCGCCACGGGGATATTGTTACGGAGTTGTGGATGCCATGGTATTGGCACGTCAGGCTGCACGTAATCTAG